In Actinoplanes derwentensis, the following proteins share a genomic window:
- a CDS encoding autoinducer 2 ABC transporter substrate-binding protein — protein sequence MRPRFAAAVVLTMTAAIALSGCTKKNETDTAASGDAGSKTYKVAFVPKLQGVPYFEAMNAGGEQAAAALGNVQWLYQGPTQADAAAQADIVRSYIQQKVDALIVAPNDPDSMAPLLQQAKDAGIHVATADTDAPSSVREVFVNQATAEGIGQGLTDSLLTAMGGKGKYAIVSCGQTAENLNSWIEVQKAYTKEKYPDAQIVDIVYAGEDQAKATQMATDLMNAHPDLTGLVGECTSSAPGVAQAVKDAGKIGKVFTVGLGTPQAMKPYLTDKSSTAAILWDVENLGFLTAWAGAQIAQGKTPEATNNVSADLPAVTYDSTSKMLLLGPALAITAENVDQFNY from the coding sequence ATGCGTCCTCGTTTTGCCGCCGCCGTCGTGCTCACCATGACAGCCGCTATAGCTCTGTCCGGCTGTACCAAGAAGAACGAGACGGATACTGCCGCGTCGGGTGATGCGGGGAGTAAGACGTACAAGGTGGCGTTCGTTCCGAAGTTGCAGGGGGTGCCCTACTTCGAGGCGATGAACGCCGGTGGTGAACAAGCGGCTGCGGCGTTGGGGAATGTGCAGTGGCTGTATCAGGGGCCGACGCAGGCGGATGCGGCGGCGCAGGCCGACATCGTGCGGTCCTACATTCAGCAGAAGGTCGACGCGCTGATCGTGGCCCCGAACGACCCCGATTCGATGGCGCCGTTGTTGCAGCAGGCCAAGGATGCCGGGATTCATGTGGCGACCGCGGACACCGACGCGCCGTCGAGTGTGCGGGAGGTGTTCGTCAACCAGGCCACCGCCGAGGGCATCGGCCAGGGCCTGACCGACAGTCTGTTGACCGCGATGGGTGGTAAGGGCAAGTACGCGATCGTGTCGTGCGGGCAGACCGCGGAGAACCTGAACTCCTGGATCGAGGTGCAGAAGGCGTACACGAAGGAGAAGTACCCGGACGCGCAGATCGTGGACATCGTGTATGCCGGTGAGGATCAGGCCAAGGCCACGCAGATGGCCACCGACCTGATGAACGCCCACCCCGATTTGACCGGTCTGGTCGGCGAGTGCACCTCCAGCGCGCCGGGGGTGGCGCAGGCGGTCAAGGACGCCGGGAAGATCGGCAAGGTGTTCACCGTGGGTCTGGGCACGCCGCAGGCGATGAAGCCGTACCTGACCGACAAGTCGTCGACCGCCGCGATCCTGTGGGACGTGGAGAACCTGGGCTTCCTGACCGCGTGGGCCGGCGCTCAGATCGCTCAGGGCAAGACGCCGGAGGCCACCAACAACGTCTCGGCCGACCTGCCCGCGGTCACCTACGACAGCACCTCCAAGATGCTGCTCCTCGGCCCGGCCCTGGCGATCACCGCCGAGAACGTCGACCAGTTCAACTACTGA
- a CDS encoding sugar ABC transporter ATP-binding protein, whose amino-acid sequence MTDDATPRLRLTAISKRFGAVRAIQHADLTVRAGQVHALVGENGAGKSTMIKIVAGAVIADTGEIEFEGEPARITSTTDAIGRGIATVYQEPQLFPELTVAENVFLGREIKKAGRVDWAAQNAKVVELLDLLGLPERYATAEVGTLSVADQQQVSIAKALAADAKVLILDEPSAILTDAEIEVLFGVVKRLTDTGVSVIYISHRLDELFRIADEVTVMRDGRTIGTYDIKDLTVRQIAHLMVGEELSDARPHREVPPGPAVLELRDLSRTGKFKNVDVAVRAGEIVALYGLVGSGVSEIAACVYGIDRATSGELIIAGEKTTLKNPQHAQRLGIALLPANRKVEGMFGFQSIAFNISAGHLRKMSRFGTIIDRALEKSKAQELIKRLAVKTPHERQAINAMSGGNAQKVVLARQLVERPKVLVLAEPTQGVDVGAKEEIHRLITELAEEGTAVLVVTSDLPEALRIADRIQVVRGGTTTDEFGPDASQVDLLAAAAGGRE is encoded by the coding sequence ATGACAGACGACGCGACGCCCCGGCTGCGCCTGACCGCGATCTCCAAGCGGTTCGGCGCGGTTCGGGCCATTCAACATGCCGATCTGACCGTACGAGCGGGTCAGGTCCACGCCCTGGTGGGTGAGAACGGGGCCGGTAAGTCCACGATGATCAAGATCGTGGCGGGGGCGGTGATCGCTGACACCGGGGAGATCGAGTTCGAGGGTGAGCCGGCGCGGATCACCAGTACCACCGACGCCATCGGGCGCGGGATCGCCACCGTCTACCAGGAGCCGCAGCTGTTCCCGGAGCTGACGGTCGCGGAGAACGTCTTCCTGGGCCGCGAGATCAAGAAGGCCGGCCGGGTCGACTGGGCCGCTCAGAACGCCAAGGTGGTCGAGCTGCTCGACCTGCTGGGCCTGCCGGAGCGGTACGCCACCGCCGAGGTCGGCACCCTGTCGGTGGCCGATCAGCAGCAGGTGTCGATCGCGAAGGCCCTGGCCGCGGACGCGAAGGTGCTGATCCTGGACGAGCCGTCGGCGATCCTGACCGACGCCGAGATCGAGGTGCTGTTCGGCGTCGTGAAGAGGCTCACCGACACGGGAGTGAGTGTCATCTACATCTCGCACCGTCTCGACGAGCTGTTCCGGATCGCGGACGAAGTGACCGTGATGCGGGACGGGCGCACGATCGGCACGTACGACATCAAGGATCTGACCGTGCGGCAGATCGCCCATCTGATGGTCGGCGAGGAGCTGTCCGACGCGCGCCCGCACCGAGAGGTCCCCCCGGGGCCGGCGGTGCTGGAGCTGCGCGATCTCAGCCGGACCGGCAAATTCAAGAACGTCGACGTCGCGGTACGGGCCGGCGAGATCGTGGCCCTCTACGGCCTGGTCGGCTCGGGCGTGTCGGAGATCGCGGCCTGCGTCTACGGCATCGACCGGGCGACCAGCGGCGAGTTGATCATCGCCGGGGAGAAGACGACCCTGAAGAACCCGCAACACGCCCAGCGGCTGGGGATCGCCCTGCTGCCCGCCAACCGCAAGGTCGAGGGCATGTTCGGGTTCCAGTCGATCGCTTTCAACATCTCAGCCGGACACCTCAGGAAGATGTCCCGGTTCGGCACCATCATCGACCGCGCCCTGGAGAAGTCGAAGGCGCAGGAGCTGATCAAGCGCCTGGCCGTCAAGACCCCGCACGAGCGCCAGGCGATCAACGCCATGTCCGGCGGCAACGCCCAGAAGGTGGTCCTGGCGCGGCAGCTCGTCGAGCGCCCGAAGGTCCTGGTGCTGGCCGAGCCCACCCAGGGTGTCGACGTGGGCGCCAAGGAGGAGATCCACCGCTTGATCACCGAGCTGGCCGAGGAGGGCACCGCGGTGCTGGTGGTGACGTCGGATCTGCCCGAGGCGCTGCGGATCGCCGACCGCATCCAGGTGGTGCGCGGCGGCACGACGACCGACGAGTTCGGTCCTGACGCGAGCCAGGTCGATCTGCTGGCCGCGGCGGCGGGAGGCCGGGAATGA
- a CDS encoding ABC transporter permease — translation MSTATATKRNILPKPVTGQEFVLVGVIAVVWAALAFSTPAFLTAGSIQPLLVATAPIALIGVAMTIVIITGGIDVSVGGAIMVCSVLTAKALVGSEVSLGVAVLLSVAAGGALGLVNGLLIAYGRVHAIIITFGTANLFMFLGLQIFGSGTVNGIPGTLAFFGRGPDGRTLGVPHAFLITVLITAAVWWYLRNTAGGRHFFAIGGDEQAARLAGVRVQRRVLLAYVFTGLLVGLASCFVIAQGTSTLDQSVGSGKELAVIAAVVIGGTSIMGGRGSVLGTLLGALLVQSVASGVTQLGWRSQLADLFVGIFIIVAVGADLLRARARRSR, via the coding sequence ATGAGCACCGCGACCGCGACGAAACGCAACATATTACCGAAACCGGTCACCGGGCAGGAGTTCGTGCTGGTCGGCGTGATCGCGGTGGTGTGGGCGGCTCTCGCGTTCAGCACCCCGGCGTTCCTGACGGCCGGTTCGATCCAGCCGCTGCTGGTGGCGACCGCCCCGATCGCACTGATCGGTGTCGCCATGACGATCGTGATCATCACCGGCGGTATCGACGTGAGTGTCGGCGGCGCGATCATGGTGTGTTCAGTGCTCACCGCGAAGGCGCTGGTCGGCTCGGAGGTGAGCCTGGGGGTCGCGGTTCTTCTGTCGGTCGCGGCAGGCGGTGCGCTGGGCCTGGTCAACGGTCTGCTGATCGCGTACGGCCGGGTCCACGCGATCATCATCACCTTCGGCACGGCGAACCTGTTCATGTTCCTCGGCCTGCAGATCTTCGGGTCGGGCACGGTCAACGGCATCCCGGGCACGCTCGCGTTCTTCGGCCGCGGGCCGGACGGCCGCACGCTCGGCGTCCCGCACGCCTTCCTGATCACGGTGCTGATCACCGCGGCGGTCTGGTGGTACCTGCGTAACACCGCGGGTGGCCGGCACTTCTTCGCGATCGGCGGCGACGAGCAGGCGGCCCGGCTTGCGGGTGTCCGGGTGCAGCGGCGGGTGCTGCTGGCCTATGTGTTCACCGGTCTACTGGTCGGCCTGGCCTCGTGTTTCGTGATCGCGCAGGGCACGTCGACGCTGGATCAGTCGGTCGGCTCGGGCAAGGAACTGGCGGTGATCGCGGCGGTCGTGATCGGCGGCACGTCGATCATGGGCGGCCGGGGTTCGGTGCTGGGCACTCTGCTCGGCGCGCTGCTGGTGCAGTCGGTGGCGTCCGGGGTGACCCAGTTGGGCTGGCGGTCGCAGCTCGCCGACCTGTTCGTCGGCATCTTCATCATCGTGGCGGTCGGCGCCGACCTGCTCCGTGCACGGGCAAGGAGAAGCCGGTGA
- a CDS encoding ABC transporter permease produces MTTTAEKATNTEKSDWLKILLTQRIALLAVLIVIIVVTFFINDAGGYLTAPYDFDYMSASLINAVPLAMLGLAELLVILSGRGGIDLSVGAIVSLAGMGFGFAYGEWGWPLWLAILGTAAFGALLGAVNGFLVSYIGFPALIATLATFYAYKSLAIVINNQQPISTEPIQELFSLSKPVELPLIGQYLPDVPLGIFTFLLPTAVAVWLLLARTTYGRRLYAIGTNDVAARWAGLPVRDTRFKAYVYAGLISGLVAVVTVGQFASARPDAGVSGNGMALPAITIAVLGGVAITGGIGRVAGVVLATLLIVWLNAGILLAFVGNEGSQYQLLALGAVLVFAALLNGLTNRKYGGTS; encoded by the coding sequence GTGACGACAACCGCAGAAAAAGCGACAAATACCGAGAAATCCGACTGGCTGAAGATACTACTGACGCAACGGATCGCCCTCCTCGCGGTACTCATCGTCATCATCGTCGTCACGTTCTTCATCAACGACGCCGGTGGTTACCTGACGGCGCCGTACGACTTCGACTACATGTCGGCGAGCCTGATCAACGCCGTCCCCCTGGCCATGCTCGGCCTCGCGGAACTGCTGGTCATCCTGTCCGGACGGGGCGGCATCGATCTGAGCGTCGGCGCCATCGTGTCGCTGGCCGGCATGGGCTTCGGTTTCGCGTACGGCGAATGGGGCTGGCCCTTGTGGTTGGCGATCCTCGGCACGGCGGCCTTCGGTGCGCTGCTGGGAGCGGTGAACGGCTTCCTGGTCTCCTACATCGGCTTCCCGGCGCTGATCGCCACGCTCGCCACGTTCTACGCTTACAAGTCCCTCGCGATCGTGATCAACAACCAGCAGCCGATCAGCACCGAGCCGATCCAGGAACTCTTCTCGCTGAGCAAGCCGGTCGAGTTGCCGCTGATCGGGCAGTACCTCCCCGACGTACCGCTGGGGATCTTCACGTTCCTGCTGCCCACGGCGGTGGCGGTCTGGCTGTTGCTGGCCCGCACCACCTACGGGCGGCGTCTCTACGCGATCGGCACCAACGACGTCGCCGCTCGCTGGGCCGGGCTCCCGGTCCGGGACACGCGCTTCAAGGCGTACGTCTACGCGGGTCTGATCTCCGGTCTGGTGGCCGTGGTGACCGTGGGACAGTTCGCCTCGGCCCGCCCGGACGCGGGCGTCTCCGGCAACGGCATGGCCCTGCCCGCGATCACCATCGCCGTCCTCGGCGGCGTGGCGATCACCGGTGGCATCGGCCGGGTCGCCGGAGTCGTGCTCGCCACTCTGCTCATCGTCTGGCTCAACGCCGGCATCCTGCTCGCCTTCGTCGGTAACGAGGGCTCGCAGTACCAGCTCCTGGCTCTCGGCGCGGTGCTGGTCTTCGCCGCCCTGTTGAACGGGCTCACCAACCGCAAGTACGGAGGCACTTCATGA
- the rhaI gene encoding L-rhamnose isomerase: MNLDGLDGFTIEVPSWAYGNSGTRFKVFTRPGGPRDPYEKISDAAQVNRLTGLANRVSLHIPWDLVDDWSALKAHADKLGVQIGAINSNVFQDDDYRLGSLCNPDPAIRRKAIDHHKQCLDVMRQTGSTDLKIWLPDGLNYAGQDSLRGRQERLAESLREIYDASDEDHRILLEYKFFEPYFYSTDIPDWGTSLLHCLALGERAQVVLDTGHHAPGTNIEFIVMQLIRQKKLGAFDFNSRYYADDDLIVGSADPFQLFRILSEIVAVDAHRPGSGVNFMLDQCHNIEEKIPGQIRSVLNVEQALAKALLIDQEALATAQRAGDVLGANEVLMDAYETDVRAVLADRREARGLPRNPVKAFQASGYAETVTAERVGGTQASWGA, from the coding sequence ATGAACCTGGACGGCCTGGACGGCTTCACGATCGAGGTCCCGAGCTGGGCGTACGGGAACTCGGGCACCCGGTTCAAGGTGTTCACCCGTCCCGGTGGGCCGCGCGATCCGTACGAGAAGATCTCGGACGCCGCGCAGGTCAACCGCCTGACCGGGCTCGCCAACCGGGTCTCGCTGCACATCCCGTGGGACCTCGTCGACGACTGGAGCGCCCTCAAGGCGCACGCCGACAAGTTGGGCGTGCAGATCGGCGCGATCAACTCGAACGTCTTCCAGGACGACGACTACCGTCTCGGTTCGCTCTGCAACCCGGACCCGGCGATCCGCCGCAAGGCGATCGACCACCACAAACAGTGCCTGGACGTGATGCGGCAGACCGGTTCCACGGATCTGAAGATCTGGCTGCCGGACGGCCTCAACTACGCCGGCCAGGACTCGCTGCGCGGCCGTCAGGAGCGCCTGGCCGAGTCGCTGCGGGAGATCTACGACGCCTCCGACGAGGATCACCGGATCCTGCTGGAGTACAAGTTCTTCGAACCGTACTTCTACTCGACCGACATCCCGGACTGGGGCACGTCACTGCTGCACTGCCTGGCCCTGGGCGAGCGCGCGCAGGTGGTGCTGGACACCGGGCACCACGCGCCGGGCACCAACATCGAGTTCATCGTGATGCAGCTGATCCGGCAGAAGAAGCTCGGCGCGTTCGACTTCAACTCCCGCTACTACGCCGACGACGACCTGATCGTGGGCTCGGCCGACCCGTTCCAGCTGTTCCGGATCCTGTCCGAGATCGTGGCGGTGGACGCGCACCGGCCCGGGTCGGGGGTCAACTTCATGCTCGACCAGTGCCACAACATCGAGGAGAAGATCCCGGGCCAGATCCGCTCGGTCCTCAACGTCGAGCAGGCCCTGGCCAAGGCGCTGCTGATCGACCAGGAAGCCCTGGCCACCGCGCAGCGGGCCGGTGACGTGCTCGGCGCCAACGAGGTACTGATGGACGCCTACGAGACCGACGTGCGGGCGGTTCTCGCGGACCGGCGGGAGGCTCGCGGTCTGCCGCGCAACCCGGTCAAGGCCTTCCAGGCGTCCGGGTACGCCGAAACCGTCACCGCCGAACGGGTGGGTGGCACCCAAGCGAGCTGGGGGGCCTAA
- a CDS encoding Hpt domain-containing protein: protein METATQPEDEARVAGVRARLADLVEADPSPAELALVARLLNSFAAKAPAASDLLLRLMYQGDAGLVREQAHSLKGSAANIGATRLAALYAGVEEQARAGIVTDPGTLTAHLELEVGGAVRAVLVLAGEYERACSA from the coding sequence ATGGAGACCGCCACGCAGCCGGAGGACGAGGCCCGGGTGGCCGGCGTCCGGGCCCGTCTCGCTGATCTGGTCGAGGCGGATCCGTCGCCGGCCGAGCTGGCACTGGTGGCCCGGCTGCTCAACTCGTTCGCCGCGAAGGCTCCCGCCGCGTCGGACCTGCTGCTGCGGCTGATGTACCAGGGTGACGCCGGGCTGGTGCGCGAGCAGGCGCACAGCCTGAAGGGGTCGGCGGCCAACATCGGCGCGACCAGGCTCGCCGCGCTCTACGCGGGAGTCGAGGAGCAGGCCAGGGCCGGGATCGTCACCGACCCCGGCACGCTGACGGCCCACCTCGAACTCGAGGTGGGCGGTGCTGTGCGGGCGGTTCTGGTCTTGGCCGGCGAGTACGAAAGGGCTTGTTCGGCGTGA
- a CDS encoding response regulator — MRTELYRSGDAEARAKTLPTLLLVDDEESVLDSLSMQLGRDHRLLLAANADEALQLLADDGSVAAVISDMRMPGMDGIELLGRIQDDYPDVMRILHTGFGDMKTAIAAINSGGVYRYVPKPATREDILDVVHSAVSKHDHVMAERDMVDTTLRTSLHALFGILEMSSPLGFARAGRIRGLVAELTDALELDGLWELEAATMASQLGAVTLPAEVMKKLCDGNTLNPDEQALVRGMRSMVLPLIKEIPMMENVVSIVRGLAGEAPPPGGWSGLVEGAISVIRTAIEFETVFARTHDAGVAIAFLDQHGGLAPHVLYALRLVKGVEISARNTTRACAIADLQIGMRLASDVTAINGLVLIGRGTVVTEVMLDRLANFSRVVGLVEPVLTAA; from the coding sequence ATGCGGACCGAGCTGTACCGGTCTGGTGATGCGGAAGCCCGGGCCAAGACGCTGCCGACGCTCCTGCTCGTCGACGACGAGGAGAGCGTGCTGGACTCGCTCTCCATGCAGCTCGGCCGGGACCACCGGTTGTTGCTCGCCGCCAACGCCGACGAGGCGCTGCAACTGCTGGCCGACGACGGCTCGGTCGCCGCGGTGATCAGCGACATGCGGATGCCCGGCATGGACGGCATCGAGCTGCTGGGCCGGATCCAGGACGACTACCCGGACGTCATGCGGATCCTGCACACCGGATTCGGCGACATGAAGACCGCGATCGCCGCGATCAACTCCGGCGGCGTCTACCGGTACGTGCCGAAGCCGGCCACCCGCGAGGACATCCTCGACGTGGTGCACTCGGCGGTCTCCAAGCACGATCACGTGATGGCCGAGCGCGACATGGTCGACACCACGCTGCGGACCAGCCTGCACGCCCTCTTCGGCATCCTGGAGATGTCCAGCCCGCTCGGTTTCGCCCGGGCCGGCCGGATCCGCGGCCTGGTCGCCGAACTGACCGACGCCCTCGAACTCGACGGCCTCTGGGAGCTGGAGGCGGCCACGATGGCCTCCCAGCTCGGCGCGGTCACCCTGCCGGCCGAGGTGATGAAGAAACTCTGCGACGGGAACACCCTCAATCCGGACGAGCAGGCACTGGTCCGCGGGATGCGCAGCATGGTGCTTCCGCTGATCAAGGAGATCCCGATGATGGAGAACGTCGTCTCCATCGTCCGCGGGCTGGCCGGTGAGGCGCCCCCACCCGGCGGCTGGTCCGGTCTGGTCGAGGGCGCGATCAGCGTGATCCGCACCGCCATCGAGTTCGAGACCGTCTTCGCCCGTACCCACGACGCGGGTGTCGCCATCGCTTTCCTGGACCAGCACGGCGGGCTGGCGCCGCACGTGCTCTACGCTCTGCGCCTGGTCAAGGGGGTGGAGATCTCGGCCCGCAACACCACCCGGGCGTGCGCGATCGCCGACCTGCAGATCGGGATGCGGCTGGCGTCGGATGTCACGGCGATCAACGGCCTGGTGCTGATCGGCCGCGGCACGGTGGTGACCGAGGTGATGCTGGACCGGCTCGCCAACTTCTCCCGCGTGGTGGGTCTGGTCGAGCCGGTGCTCACCGCGGCCTGA
- a CDS encoding GAF domain-containing sensor histidine kinase: MSAVGEDARLAAVDSYHLLDAPRPVVLDELTRLAGAVFDAPMSAVTLVGRDREWFVGKTGVPGDGGPLATSFAERVVQERRPLVVTDTLTESQYRAWDNVQGAPNIRFYAGVPLIDEDGHTLGSVCVLDDKPRETAEKQLELLWTMAGQAAGHLAALRNRQLLAELGDELSRAISREEDFVATVSHELRTPVTTIQGYLELLVDNEDLAPYRRLIDPIQRNGERLVRMVDHLLAGTRPAAAPLPLLRSLTDLVAVAEAAMAACKAQATTRDVPIVIEAPEGKATVPGDFTRLSQAAEHLVRNAVLFSTTGQPVIIRIEGRTIEVIDTGAGIPADEVPHVIERFYRGQYAREQAVPGVGLGLSIAERIMRAHDGRLTVTSDGPGRGTIARMSIPG; this comes from the coding sequence GTGAGTGCGGTAGGCGAGGACGCCCGCCTGGCGGCGGTAGACAGCTATCACCTGCTCGACGCCCCCCGGCCGGTGGTGCTGGACGAGCTGACCAGGCTGGCCGGCGCGGTCTTCGACGCACCCATGTCGGCGGTCACCCTGGTCGGCCGGGACCGTGAGTGGTTCGTCGGCAAGACCGGTGTGCCCGGGGACGGCGGGCCGCTGGCCACCTCGTTCGCCGAACGGGTGGTGCAGGAGCGGCGCCCGCTGGTCGTCACCGACACGCTCACCGAGTCGCAGTACCGGGCCTGGGACAACGTGCAGGGCGCGCCGAACATCCGGTTCTACGCCGGCGTGCCGCTGATCGACGAGGACGGGCACACCCTCGGCAGCGTGTGCGTGCTCGACGACAAGCCGCGCGAGACCGCGGAGAAGCAGCTCGAACTGCTCTGGACGATGGCCGGGCAGGCCGCCGGGCATCTGGCCGCGCTGCGCAACCGGCAGCTGCTGGCCGAACTCGGCGACGAGCTGTCCCGGGCGATCAGCCGTGAGGAGGATTTCGTGGCCACCGTGTCGCACGAGCTGCGCACACCGGTCACCACCATCCAGGGATATCTGGAGCTGCTCGTCGACAACGAGGATCTGGCCCCGTACCGCCGCCTGATCGACCCGATCCAGCGCAACGGTGAGCGGCTCGTCCGCATGGTGGACCACCTGCTCGCCGGAACGCGGCCGGCGGCCGCGCCGCTGCCGCTGCTGCGCTCGCTGACCGACCTGGTCGCGGTGGCCGAGGCGGCGATGGCCGCCTGCAAGGCACAGGCCACCACCCGGGACGTGCCGATCGTGATCGAGGCACCGGAGGGCAAGGCGACCGTGCCCGGCGACTTCACCCGGCTCAGCCAGGCCGCCGAGCACCTGGTCCGTAACGCGGTGCTGTTCAGCACGACCGGACAGCCGGTGATCATCCGGATCGAGGGCCGCACCATCGAGGTGATCGACACCGGTGCCGGGATCCCGGCCGACGAGGTGCCGCACGTGATCGAGCGGTTCTATCGCGGCCAGTACGCCCGGGAACAGGCGGTTCCCGGTGTCGGTCTGGGCCTGAGCATCGCCGAGCGGATCATGCGGGCGCACGACGGGCGGCTCACCGTCACATCGGACGGGCCAGGACGCGGCACTATCGCCCGGATGTCCATTCCGGGGTGA
- a CDS encoding methyl-accepting chemotaxis protein, translating to MAILRRMRLAGRLGTAFLIVLVLLGVAVGIGAWGLTRQAASADELQKLQHLMHQVDEQKYYNGDISGWQVAYVWDTRRLGPKEAVDPASDNRAGFLADMEVLQKLLAETDTSVMTDAERALFASIRSLWADYKTADDQMVALYEAGRIEEGDKALLDISYAVYFKINEATAPLVASVTDRADQAAESARSEASTMRTIMVVVFVLAVVVAVLFTVAVTRSVTGPVGRLVDVLRGMARGDLTVQADTSGADEIAAMGRAVDEAVAGVRATVAEIVENGGRLTIASETMHRVSREIDTSVAEADQQAGMAAAAAGGVSGNVHTVAAGSEEMGAAISEISRNAADAAQVASDAVAAARATSETINRLGVSSAQIGDVIKTITAIASQTNLLALNATIEAARAGESGKGFAVVASEVKDLAQETARATERISQQIAAIQSDTGQAVTAIDEISRIIEQISDFQTTIASAVEEQSATTAEMNRGVTEAANGVSDIAGNIASVAHGTAASRSAVGEVARTAEDVRGLADSLRAAAGRFSI from the coding sequence ATGGCGATTCTGCGGCGTATGCGACTGGCCGGGCGGCTCGGCACCGCCTTTCTGATCGTGCTGGTCCTGCTGGGTGTGGCCGTCGGGATCGGCGCGTGGGGCCTGACCCGGCAGGCGGCGTCCGCGGACGAACTGCAGAAGCTACAGCATCTGATGCATCAGGTGGATGAGCAGAAGTATTACAACGGCGACATCTCGGGCTGGCAGGTCGCCTATGTGTGGGACACCCGCCGGCTCGGGCCGAAGGAGGCCGTCGACCCCGCGAGCGACAACCGGGCCGGCTTCCTGGCCGACATGGAAGTGCTCCAGAAGTTGCTTGCCGAAACCGACACGTCGGTCATGACGGATGCCGAACGGGCGCTCTTCGCGTCGATCCGGAGCCTATGGGCCGATTACAAGACAGCCGACGACCAGATGGTCGCGCTGTACGAGGCGGGCCGGATCGAGGAGGGCGACAAGGCCCTGCTCGACATCAGTTACGCGGTCTACTTCAAGATCAACGAGGCTACCGCGCCCCTGGTGGCTTCGGTCACCGACCGAGCGGATCAGGCCGCCGAGAGCGCCCGGTCCGAGGCCTCGACCATGCGTACGATCATGGTGGTCGTGTTCGTTCTCGCGGTCGTCGTCGCGGTGCTGTTCACCGTGGCGGTGACCCGCAGTGTGACCGGCCCGGTCGGGCGGCTGGTCGACGTGCTGCGCGGCATGGCCCGCGGGGACCTGACCGTGCAGGCGGACACCAGCGGCGCCGACGAGATCGCCGCGATGGGCCGCGCCGTTGACGAGGCCGTCGCCGGGGTCCGCGCCACGGTCGCCGAGATCGTCGAGAACGGCGGCCGGCTCACCATCGCCTCGGAGACCATGCACCGGGTCAGCCGGGAGATCGACACCTCGGTCGCCGAAGCCGACCAGCAGGCCGGGATGGCCGCGGCCGCCGCCGGCGGAGTCTCCGGCAACGTGCACACCGTCGCGGCCGGTTCCGAAGAGATGGGCGCGGCGATCTCCGAGATCTCCCGCAACGCCGCCGACGCCGCCCAGGTCGCCAGCGACGCGGTCGCCGCGGCCCGGGCCACCAGCGAGACGATCAACCGGCTCGGTGTCTCGTCGGCGCAGATCGGCGACGTGATCAAGACGATCACCGCGATCGCGTCGCAGACCAACCTGCTCGCGCTGAACGCGACCATCGAGGCGGCGCGGGCCGGCGAGTCCGGCAAGGGCTTCGCGGTGGTGGCCAGCGAGGTCAAGGACCTGGCCCAGGAGACCGCGCGGGCCACCGAGCGGATCTCCCAGCAGATCGCCGCGATCCAGTCGGACACCGGTCAGGCGGTCACCGCGATCGACGAGATCAGCCGGATCATCGAGCAGATCAGCGACTTCCAGACCACCATCGCGTCGGCGGTCGAGGAGCAGAGCGCCACGACTGCCGAGATGAACCGCGGGGTCACCGAGGCCGCGAACGGGGTCAGCGACATCGCCGGCAACATCGCCAGCGTCGCGCACGGCACCGCCGCCAGCCGGAGTGCCGTCGGTGAGGTGGCGCGCACCGCCGAGGACGTGCGGGGACTTGCTGACAGCCTACGGGCGGCGGCCGGCCGGTTCTCCATCTGA
- a CDS encoding ATP-binding protein has translation MSELTAHLDVPLDRGAPGSARRAATAVLTGWGFRDEDWLDAAAVVVSELVTNAVRHGGGCLELQLEAHDATVVVSVADGSAVVPRRRDPDGIGGRGIALIEALSAGWSVQNYQGGKRVRVELLACPGAGSDGEPAGRRP, from the coding sequence ATGAGTGAGCTCACGGCCCACCTGGACGTCCCACTGGACCGTGGTGCTCCCGGCTCGGCGCGCCGGGCCGCGACCGCGGTGCTGACCGGATGGGGCTTCCGCGACGAAGACTGGCTCGACGCCGCCGCTGTGGTGGTCAGCGAGCTGGTCACCAACGCCGTCCGGCACGGCGGCGGTTGCCTCGAACTGCAACTCGAGGCCCATGACGCGACGGTCGTCGTGTCGGTGGCGGACGGCTCGGCGGTCGTGCCGCGCCGCCGCGACCCGGACGGGATCGGTGGCCGGGGGATCGCCCTGATCGAAGCCCTGTCGGCCGGCTGGTCGGTGCAGAACTATCAGGGCGGCAAACGGGTCCGGGTCGAACTGCTCGCGTGTCCGGGCGCCGGTTCAGATGGAGAACCGGCCGGCCGCCGCCCGTAG